The nucleotide sequence TTATTTGTAAATAAATTCTCATCATACATTTTTTCTAAAAGCTTTTGACTATCTTGTTTTGTCGTAATATAATTACACAAATATTCATCTAATTCATCTAAAACACATGTTTTTAAAAGAAATTCCTTAATTTCTTCTGATTGATAATCAAAAACTTCCTCAGAAAAATAATCCTGAATATATCTATTACTGCCATCAAAATCTTTACATAACTCTACTAGTTCATTTTCTGTATTTACAGATAATGCAGCAATCTTAATTCCAGCAGCCCATCCATTCGAGGCATTATTTAATATTTGTGCACATTGTTTTGTCACAGTAAATTCTAAGTTACTTTCTAAAAACTTTTTTGTATCTTCTAGGGAAAATACAAGTTCTTCTCCAAATATTTCTGTAACTTCTCCATCCAATCTTAATTTAGACACATTTATATTTAATCTTTCCCTACTCACAGCTATTATATGAACATTATTAGGTACACTGTAAACAAATTTTTTTATTTGATCAAGTACATTCTCATCCTTTATAACTTGCAAATTATCAAACACAAATATCATGTTTTTATCTAATGACAAAATATTTTCTAATTTCAAATTTGCTAACGAATCAGATTGACCTTGAACAGCTAAAGTAACTGTTTTCCAAAAAATGTCCTGATTATTATCTCTCTCATTTAACGATATCCATATAATATTATCCTCTAAATTTCTTGAGTATATCCATGACATAACAACTGTAGTTTTTCCACTTCCGGCTTTAGCGGATATAATCGTAAATTTTTTATTCAAAGCATTATCCAACTTATTCAAAACTTTTTTTATGCCAACAACTTTGTTCTTCCTTTTAGGAATCATAAATTTATTTTTATAACTATAATCTAACATTTTATTATTCTCCTAAAATACCTTATATTTCTGCAAATAAATCAATTATCTTCAATATTACTTCCACAGACTTTTCCATACAATAGGTCGAAATATACTCATATTTGCTATGAATATTATGTGCTCCTGTAAATATATTTGGTGTTGGCAGTCCCATATATGAGAGTTTAGCTCCATCTGTTCCTCCTCTTAACGGCGTTACATCCGGAAATAAATTAACTTCCTTTATAGCTTCAACAGCAATATCAACAATATATTTTTCAGGTTCTATTTTTTCCTTCATATTTCTGTATTGTTCAGTTATATAAAGTTTTGCTGTACCCCTGCCATATTTTCCATTTACACGCTTTACCAGATCACAAATAAAATTTTTTCTCTTTTCAAAATTATAGTTGTCAAAATCCCTTATCAAATAACTAATTTCTGTCCTTTCTACCTTTCCATTTATCGACGCAGGATGATAAAATCCATCAAGTCCTTCTGTACTCTCTGGAGTTTCATTTTCCGGGAACATACTCATAATCTCCGATGCAATCCTAAGCGAGTTTACCATTTTACCTTTTGCCTCACCAGTTTGAGCATTCCTTCCTTTTATTATTATTTTAGCACTAGCTGCATTAAAGTTTTCATACTTCAAATCCCCAATCGATTCCCCATCTACTGTATAAGCCAAATCAGCATTAAATTTTTCTACATCAAAATATTCTCCGATTTTTCCTATTTCTTCATCCGTAGTAAATGCAACTCTTATTGGTCCATGTTTAATCCTGGGATTTTTTATTAAGTATTCCATTGCAGTAATAATTTCTGCTATACCAGCTTTATCATCCGCACCAAGCAAAGTAGTCCCATCGGTTGTGATTAATGTCTGCCCTATGTAATTCTTCAGCTCTGAAAATTTTTTTGGTGAAAGTATTATATTTTCTGATTCATTTAACAATATATCTTCACCATTATATGCCTCTACAAATTTCGGATTCACATTGGCACCAGAAACTTGAGGATGTGTATCTATATGAGCAATAAAACCCACAACTGGAACATCTTTAGTTATATTTGCCGGCAATGTAGCCATTATGTATCCGTTCTGATCCATACAAACATCCTCCATTCCAATATCCTTTAATTCACGGCAGATTTCTGAGGCCAGTTCAATCTGTCCTTTTGTAGTTGGAATAGTTTTTGAACTTTCATCCGATCTTGTATCATATTTTACATATCTAACAAACCTTTTTACAACATTAGACATAAATAATTTCTCCTAAATATAAAAATAGAATCAGTCTAAATTATTATCAAATATAGGCTAATTCTATTATATCACTATAATTTAGTTTATTTTATTTTAGATAATATGTTATATTGTAATTATAAGATTATGTATAAGCAGAGGTGATTCATACATGTTTGAACAATATACTGATATATTATCAAAATGTGCTATATTTAATAATATCGCAAAACCTAATATAAATATAATGCTTGATTGTATCAAACCTAAAATAAGTAATTTTAAAAAAAACGAATTTATTGCTATGAAAGGTGACAACTTTAAGAGTATCGGTATTGTAATATATGGAAATGTATCTATTGTAAAGGAAAATCTCTCTGGAGACAGGATGCTAATGACAGCACTAAGTCCAGGTGGTATATTTGGAGAGATGGCTGTATTTTCAAAGAAAGCATTGCTCCCAGCTACAGTTGAAGCACACGATAACTGTTCAATACTTTTTCTACCAGGTGACAAAATAATATCACCTTGCTCTAAAACTTGTCAATGGCACAGTCAATTAATAAGTAATATGCTTATGATTATATCGGATAAAGCTTTAAAACTTAATAAACATATTGAGTATCTTAATATAAAGAGCATACGCTCCAAAATAAGTACTTTTCTTACAGATGAATATAAAATTCATAAGAAAGATACATTTAAACTATCACTCAATAGAAATGAACTTGCTAATTTTTTTAATGTGTCTAGACCTTCACTTTCAAGAGAAATGTGCAGCATGAGGGACGAAGGACTTATTGATTTTCACAAATCATCAATTCACATTATAGATATAGAAACATTAAAGGATATGTCAGAATAGCAATATTATCATATAATTATAAATTCTACCCATGCAGCACATTGTTATAATTTAGCAAACAGGTTCATCCTACATCATTTTAATCGAGAAGAGGATACAACTCTTTTTCTTCTCTATTAATCCTGTCCATTAACAACTTAAATACCTGCTCTGTATCTACATTAAACTTTTGCAAATTATCTTTAATCTTACTAGCAGTATTATAGTTTGATTTATACTTTTCATATATAGGACTGAACTTATTCATCTCCTCATAATAATTTTTGCCAAATAAATTCAATTTTGGATTTTCACTTTCCAAAAGATGCGGATAAAGATACTTGTCCTCACTCAATAAATGTATCTTAAGCTTGCCAGAAACAGTATTTATACTTTTTACGATTTCATGGACATTTTTTTCCACAGTGGCTTTATCAACATTGTCCAATATATAATTTGATGATTTAGTAATTTCTACATGCTGTCTTTTAAGATCCTTAATATTCATATCACTCACCCCACCAAAATTTATTATCTATTTACTTTAAAAACTTAATATATTGTTTCCTGACTATTAAATTCTCTAATAGTAATATAATGCTATTAGAGATAAAAGTATGTAACATATATTACTATTCTACCATTTTTAATGTTCTTATAAGAATTCACAATATCTTGGAAGTATAAAGTATGGATAAATTAGCAGAGTATCATATTCTGCTAATTTATCCATATAAATAAGTGCGCTTTAAGGAATTATTTCGTTTGATTTAATGCACTATTTAAATCATCCTGTGCTGTACTTATGGGTTTTATATCAAAAGTTTCAACCAAATACTGAAGTACATTCGGAGATATAAATGCTGGTAATGTCGGTCCCAGATATATTCCCTTTATTCCAAGTGACAAAAGTGCCAGCAAATCAGCTACAGCCTTCTGTTCATACCAGGACAGTATAATTGTAAGAGGCAGAGAATTAACATCTGTATTAAAGGCATCTGCTAAAGCTGTGGCAATTCTGACCGCTGAATAAGCATCATTGCATTGACCAACATCCAATAGTCGTGGTAATCCTGCGACTGTACCAAAATTCATCTTATTAAATCTATATTTACCACAAGCTAGAGTGAGAATTATACAATCTTCCGGAACTAACTTGGCAAATTCTGAATAGTAGTTTCTCCCAGGTCTTGCCCCATCACAGCCTCCTATCAAGAAAAAATGTCTTATCTTTCCTTCCTTAACTGCATTTACTATATCCCCGGCATGCGACAATGCTGCATCATGTCCAAAACCTACCAGTATTTCTTTCTCCTCCTGATCCTCTTTAAAACCTCCCAATTCCAGTGCTTTATTTATTATCTCACTAAAATCCTTAATTCCATCCTCTAAGACATCAATATGTTTTACTCCATCCCAGCCAACGACATTAGTTGAAAATATTCTATCTTTATATGTTTCTCTCGGTCTCATCATACAATTTGTTGTCATTAAAATGCATCCAGGTATTCCATCAAACTCTTTTTGTTGATTCTGCCATGCAGATCCAAAATTTCCAACCAAATGCTTATACTTTTTTAATCCTGGATATCCGTGTGATGGAAGCATTTCTCCGTGAGTATAGATATTAATTCCTTTATCCTCTGTCTGCTTTAAAAGCATTTCCAAATCCTTTAAATCATGTCCAGACACTATAATAAATGGGCCTTTTTTTATATTTACATTTACCTTGTGAGGTGAGGGATTTTCATAAGTATCAGTATTGGCTTTATCCAAAGTCTGCATTACCTGCACAGCCATATCTCCTACTCTCATAGTCATACGAATCATATCTTCAAGAGTCAAATTATCATTTGTAGTAGACTCAAGTCCTAAAAAATAAATATTGTCTACCTGCTCATTATCATAACCAAGAAATCTTGCCTGATGACCATAAGCACTTATACCTTTTAATCCATACAATATAGTTGATCTCAGCGAGCGAATGTCAGCATCAATACTCTGATCATACATAATACCGGCCTTTACTGAATCCTTTAACATAGCTTCTTTGCTGTCACTTAAATTATATGTAGCTGCATCTGCATAATCCCCTTTAGGTGCCTGTTTTCTTATAACTTCTTTTATTTTCTGAGATTCTTTTAATAATTTCATATGAACCTCAGCATCAAAATTTACATTTGTCAGTGTCGTAAATAAACTATTTTCCACAAATTTCACTATCTCTTTATCGATAGTTTTCCCATTTTCAATAAGTGGTTTAGCATAGCACGATATTCCCTTTAGTTGATATATAAGTAAATCCTGTAGATTTGCAATTTCAGGTGTTTTCCCACAAACACCAATTTTTGTACATCCCTTACCACCAGCTGTCTGTTCACATTGATAACAAAACATTGAATTCTCCATATTCATCTCTCCTTATAATAGAATTTCATCTATTATAATATCTCCCAATATCTCTTAAATTATAGATTAATTATCCACCAATCTGTATCCAACTCCAACTTCGGTATAAATGTACTGCGGCTGAGCTGGGTTCTTTTCTATTTTTCTTCTGAGACTTGCCATAAAAACTCTAAGGGACTGAGTTTCATTTCCAACTGGCAATACCCATATCTTTTTAATTATGAAGTTGTGAGTCAAAACCTTTCCTGGAAATTCACAAAGGAGCGCCATTATTTTATATTCCATTGGAGTTAAATGTATTTCTTCATTGTCTATTGTCACCTTTCTCTTATTAAAATCAACAACTAAATCTTTGACTTTAAATACTCCTATATTCTTCTTGTCATTGCCATTCATCATGCTGTGCCTTAAAGACACCCTGATTCTGGCTAATAATTCACCAATTCCAAAAGGTTTTGTAAGATAATCATCTGCTCCATTATCTAAAGCTTCTATTTTTTGCCTTTCATTTTCTCTCGCAGAAACAACTATTATAGGGACTTTAGACCATTCTCTTACTTTTCTTATCACATTAATGCCATCCATATCTGGAAGCCCTAAATCAAGTATTATTAAATCAGGTTTATGTGACATCGTAAGTACAATAGCTTCTGCCCCCTTATCTGTTTCTATATAATTAAAGCCTTGAACTTTTAAAGATGCCGTTATAAAATTTCTTATAGGTTTATCATCTTCTACGACAAGTATATAAGCTTTATTGTTCATCTCTATCCTCCTTTGGAATATTAAATTTAAAAATAGCACCCCTTTTGTCTACTCGATTTTCAGCAGTAATCCTTCCACCATGTGCTTCAACTATAGATTTGCAAATTGCAAGTCCAAGTCCAACACCTCTTCTCGAGTCAGATACCTTATCTCCATTGGTAAAAAATCTGTCAAAAATATATGGTAATATATCATTTGATATACCCATACCATTATCAGTTACTTCAAAAATAATATTTTTTTTATCCTCAAGTACTTTAATCTCAATTAAAGAATTTTTTGGTGTAAATTTGATGGCATTGTCAACTAAATTTACAATAACCTGTTCAATTAAATTTCCATCCATTGGTGCCATTATTACATCCTCTGGTAGTTTTACTTTTATTTCATGATGTTTTGAACGTTTTGAAACTCTCTGAACCGCCTCATATACCACCTCTTCTATTAGTTCCGTTTCCTTTTTAATTCTTATTTTTCCACCATCGAAACGCGTCATACTGAGCAAATTTTCCACTAACCTTATAAGCCATTCGGTATCGTCGTATATCCCTTGGAGCAACTCACGTCTAGTTGAATCTGATATAAGGTCTCCAGTTTCTATAATAGTACTAACTGATCCCTTAATTCCTGCAAGGGGACTTCTTAAATCATGAGATATGGATCTTAAAAGATTGTTTCTAAGTTTCTCACTTTCAATCTCCAAGTTTGATTTCTTCTGCGTTTCTGCTAATATCTCTCTATCCAGTGCTATATAAATTTGACTTGCAATTGTTTCGAAAATAAACTTTTGTTCCGGTTTTAAGGATTCACTAATACACGAAATGCCTATGACTCCTAAAACTTTGCCATGGTTCTCTAAAGGCATATAGTACCCCTTAGCTCCATGAAATGTATTTGTACCAGCTCCTGACTCCTTGTTATTTAAAAATGTCCAATAAGCAACTGCCTCTTCATCTTTACTCAATAAAGTTCTGTCTCTATCACCATTGTCTCCAGTATAAATAAATGGAGTTGATAGTTTGTTTTCCTGTCCTAGATAACAAATAACCGTTCTTTCAAGAAGTCTTGACAAATACTTTATGCCTATACTTACAACATCTGCAGTACCTGTTGCACTTAAAAGTTTTTTACTCGTCCTATACAATATCTGTGTTCTTTTTTCTCTTCTTGAAGAATTAACAGCCTCTCTCTGAATTTTATTTGTAAGAGTTCCTATAGTAAAAGTCACAACAAACATTATAGGGAAAGTTGCAAGATAGCTTTTATCATAAAACTCCATAGAATACCTAGGTTCTGTAAAAAGATAATTAAATATAAATATACTTACAAATGAACATATAAATCCTAAAATATACCCTCTGGACTTTATATTTATAATAATAACACCCAGTATAAAAATCATAATAACATTAGTAGAGTTAAAGCCCAAATGTTGTATAAAAAGTGAAATAAGTGTTGTGATAAGCATTATCAATCCAGCTATTAAAATTTCCATTTTTGATATATTAAATTTATATTTACTTTTCTTTATAATATTTTTTCTCTCTTTTTTAAAATCCAAATTTGGTATAACATATACATCGATATACGAATTTGAATCCATTAGCCTATCAACTATGTCCTTTGCATAAAGATGAAATAAGTTTTTGGGATTTTTATTATTTTTTCCTATAATTATCTTTGTCACATTCCTGAATTTTGCATATTGGATTATTTGTTCAACTGCATCATCACCATAAACTGTTACAACTTCCCCACTGAGCTCTTTTGCCAAATTGAAATGAGAATTTAATCTGTCCCTGTCCTCTTTGTTTAAATCTTTAGATTTTGCAGTTTCAACGTAAAGTGCAATCCATTTGGAATGATGTGCTTCAGCCATTCTCGTTGCTGTTCTTATGACCCTTGCAGATGACGGCGACGGAGAGATGCACGCAAGAACTACATCAGATGTCGGCATTACAGTTATCTGGCTTCTTGACATTCTTACACTTTCAACCTCATAGTTTATCCTGTCCGCTGTTCTTCTGAGTGCAATTTCTCTAAGTGCAAACAAATTATTTTTAGTAAAAAAATTACTAAAAGCCTTTCTCGTCTGATCTTTGCCATACACCTTTCCCTCACTAAACCTATTTAAAAGTTCATCTGGCTCTATATCTATAAGTTCCACTTTATCAGCATCATCAAATACTTTATCAGGTACTGTTTCTCTGACAACAACATGGGTTATACTTTCGACTATATCATTTAAACTTTCTATATGCTGAACATTTAAAGTCGTATATACATTTATCCCTTCATCTAAAAGTTCATACACATCCTGCCATCTTTTTCTATGTCTTTTAGTAGAAGCATTAGTATGTGCAAGTTCATCAACAAGTATTATATCTGGTTTTCTGTGAAGTGCCTTATCCAAATCAAATTCTTTTAAGGTAACACCTTTATAATTAATAACCTTAACCCCTATATCTTCAATTCCATGAGCCAAAGCCATAGTCTCAGGTCTATCATGAGGCTCTACATACCCAATCACTATATCTCTGCCTAGTTTTTTTAAATCCTGAGCCTCCATGAGCATGGCATAACTCTTTCCAACTCCCGCAGCATAACCAAAGAATATTTTAAGTTTTCCCTTTGAAGTTCTAACTTCTTCTTTTTTTATTTGCTTTAAAAGATAATTGGGGTCCGGTCTATCATTTATATCTATTTAAATCACTCCCAATCTTCTTTAAATTTTATATTTCATTTAATAAGATTATATATTTAATAACATCGATATAAAAGTATATAACTCTATATCGATCTTATTATCCTTTATAGTATACCTGCCATACATATAAAAAAAAACATTTTTATAAAAATTATTTATAATCTATAAGAACTACTTTTTATTTAAAAGTGAAGCTATTTCAATATTAACCTTCAACACATTGACTCTTGGTTCCCCAAATATCCCTAATGATTTTTTTTGAGTATACTTATCAATTATTTGTTGGAGATCAGATTCACTTATTCTAGATGCTTTTGAAATTCGTGGTATTTGAATTTTAGCAGCCTGTGGACTTATATCTGGATCTAATCCTGAACCAGAACTTGTCAAAAGGTCAGTTGGAATATCCTCTTTTTTAACTTCTGGATTTGCTTTCAAGAATTCATTTATATCTTTTTCAACCCTCTCTTTCAGCAATTTATTAGAAGGTGCTAAATTTTGCGATCCTGATCTTACACCGCTATATGCTGTTTTCCCATTTTTATCTGTTTTAGTATCTTTTTCTGTATAAGTATTATAATTCACAGATGATACCCTTCCTCTCAAAAAACGCGGATCTGTAAAGTTTTGTCCTATCAATTCAGAGCCTACCTGTTTTCCATCAACTGTTATCATACTTCCATTGGCATTTTTATTAAATACAAGCTGGCTCACTCCTGTCATAAATAAAGGATATAAAAGTCCACATAATATCATAAAAACTATACTTATAAAAAACGATTTTTTAATTGTCTTCATCATAAAAAACCTCCTTACATAATTATTAAACTACCCTATATTAAGAATCTTAACTAAAGGTGTGATTATAATATCAATAGTTTTTATTCCAATAAATGGAGCAAGTATCCCTCCACCTCCAAAAATAAGCATATTTCTTAAAAGCATAGTTTCTGACTTCATGGGTTTATATTTTACGCCTCTCATAGATATAGGTATCAAAAGCGGTATTATTATTGCATTAAATATAAGTGCTGAAAGTATAGCGCTGTATGGTGTTGAAAGTTTCATTACATTCATAATCCGCATCTCAGGTATAGCAACAATAAAAATAGCAGGAATAATAGCAAAATATTTAGCAACATCATTAGCTATACTAAAAGTTGTCAAAGCACCTCTTGTTATTAAAAGCTGTTTGCCTATTTCCACAACCTCAAGAATTTTTGTCGGATCAGAATCCAAATCCACCATATTTGCAGCTTCTTTTGCAGCTGTTGTTCCACTGTTCATTGCAAGACCAACATCTGCCTGCGCAAGTGCTGGCGCATCATTAGTTCCATCTCCAGTCATAGCAACTAGTTTTCCCTGCTCCTGTTCACGTTTAATTGCAGAAATTTTATCCTCTGGCTTGCATTCTGCAATAAATTCATCCACTCCGGCCTCCTTAGCAATGGTAGCTGCAGTCAGTGGATTGTCTCCTGTACACATAACCGTTTTAATTCCAATTTCTCTGAGCCTTTGAAATCTTTCTGTGAGTCCAGGCTTTACAGTGTCTTTTAAATATATAACTCCGTATATTTTTTCATTTGCACAAACTACAAGCGGAGTTCCTCCTAATTTTGAAACACCATTTACAGCATCATCCAAATCCTTAGGAATAGTTCCTCCCATTTCAATTACTCTGTTTCTTATGGCATCAAAAGCTCCTTTTCTTAGTTTTAAACCATCTTTTAAATCTAATCCACTCATCCTTGTCTGAGCTGTAAACTCAATAAACTCTAAATTTTCATATTCGGAGTTTTTAACATCTGCTCCTAACTTTCTGCCAAGTTCAACTATTGATTTCCCTTCTGGAGTATCATCTTTTAATGAACATATCACAGAGTAATTTATAAGTTTCATTTTATTTACATTTCCAACTGGAATAAATTCAGATGCAAGTCTATTTCCAAAAGTTATAGTACCAGTCTTATCAAGAAGCATTGTATCCACGTCACCGCAAGCCTCAACTGCCTTTCCAGACATTGCAATTACATTGAATTTCGTAACTCTATCCATACCAGCTATACCTATTGCTGACAACAATCCTCCAATTGTCGTAGGTATCAAGCAAACGAGAAGCGCAATCAAAGTAGAAATATAAATTGAAACTCCAGAATACTTAGCCATTGGATAAAGTGCGACTATAACTATTAAAAATATAATTGTAAGGCTTACAAGTATTGTATTAAGTGCAATCTCATTTGGCGTTTTCTGCCTCGATGCCCCTTCAACAAGAGAAATCATTTTATCTAAGAAAGATTCACCCGGGGTTGCTGTTATTTGAATTTTTAACCAATCACTTACAACCTTTGTTCCCCCTGTAACCGATGCAAAATCTCCACCGCGTTCTTTCATAACTGGTGCTGATTCGCCTGTTATAGCCGATTCATCTACAGATGCAATTCCATCTATAACTTCACCATCATTTGGAATTATATCTCCATTTTCAACTAAAACTACATCTCCTTTTTCTAATTCATTGGCATTTATCGTTTCAATAGTT is from Clostridium fermenticellae and encodes:
- the pepT gene encoding peptidase T; the encoded protein is MSNVVKRFVRYVKYDTRSDESSKTIPTTKGQIELASEICRELKDIGMEDVCMDQNGYIMATLPANITKDVPVVGFIAHIDTHPQVSGANVNPKFVEAYNGEDILLNESENIILSPKKFSELKNYIGQTLITTDGTTLLGADDKAGIAEIITAMEYLIKNPRIKHGPIRVAFTTDEEIGKIGEYFDVEKFNADLAYTVDGESIGDLKYENFNAASAKIIIKGRNAQTGEAKGKMVNSLRIASEIMSMFPENETPESTEGLDGFYHPASINGKVERTEISYLIRDFDNYNFEKRKNFICDLVKRVNGKYGRGTAKLYITEQYRNMKEKIEPEKYIVDIAVEAIKEVNLFPDVTPLRGGTDGAKLSYMGLPTPNIFTGAHNIHSKYEYISTYCMEKSVEVILKIIDLFAEI
- a CDS encoding Crp/Fnr family transcriptional regulator, translated to MFEQYTDILSKCAIFNNIAKPNINIMLDCIKPKISNFKKNEFIAMKGDNFKSIGIVIYGNVSIVKENLSGDRMLMTALSPGGIFGEMAVFSKKALLPATVEAHDNCSILFLPGDKIISPCSKTCQWHSQLISNMLMIISDKALKLNKHIEYLNIKSIRSKISTFLTDEYKIHKKDTFKLSLNRNELANFFNVSRPSLSREMCSMRDEGLIDFHKSSIHIIDIETLKDMSE
- a CDS encoding hemerythrin domain-containing protein, translated to MNIKDLKRQHVEITKSSNYILDNVDKATVEKNVHEIVKSINTVSGKLKIHLLSEDKYLYPHLLESENPKLNLFGKNYYEEMNKFSPIYEKYKSNYNTASKIKDNLQKFNVDTEQVFKLLMDRINREEKELYPLLD
- the hcp gene encoding hydroxylamine reductase → MENSMFCYQCEQTAGGKGCTKIGVCGKTPEIANLQDLLIYQLKGISCYAKPLIENGKTIDKEIVKFVENSLFTTLTNVNFDAEVHMKLLKESQKIKEVIRKQAPKGDYADAATYNLSDSKEAMLKDSVKAGIMYDQSIDADIRSLRSTILYGLKGISAYGHQARFLGYDNEQVDNIYFLGLESTTNDNLTLEDMIRMTMRVGDMAVQVMQTLDKANTDTYENPSPHKVNVNIKKGPFIIVSGHDLKDLEMLLKQTEDKGINIYTHGEMLPSHGYPGLKKYKHLVGNFGSAWQNQQKEFDGIPGCILMTTNCMMRPRETYKDRIFSTNVVGWDGVKHIDVLEDGIKDFSEIINKALELGGFKEDQEEKEILVGFGHDAALSHAGDIVNAVKEGKIRHFFLIGGCDGARPGRNYYSEFAKLVPEDCIILTLACGKYRFNKMNFGTVAGLPRLLDVGQCNDAYSAVRIATALADAFNTDVNSLPLTIILSWYEQKAVADLLALLSLGIKGIYLGPTLPAFISPNVLQYLVETFDIKPISTAQDDLNSALNQTK
- a CDS encoding response regulator, with the translated sequence MNNKAYILVVEDDKPIRNFITASLKVQGFNYIETDKGAEAIVLTMSHKPDLIILDLGLPDMDGINVIRKVREWSKVPIIVVSARENERQKIEALDNGADDYLTKPFGIGELLARIRVSLRHSMMNGNDKKNIGVFKVKDLVVDFNKRKVTIDNEEIHLTPMEYKIMALLCEFPGKVLTHNFIIKKIWVLPVGNETQSLRVFMASLRRKIEKNPAQPQYIYTEVGVGYRLVDN
- a CDS encoding sensor histidine kinase, with product MDINDRPDPNYLLKQIKKEEVRTSKGKLKIFFGYAAGVGKSYAMLMEAQDLKKLGRDIVIGYVEPHDRPETMALAHGIEDIGVKVINYKGVTLKEFDLDKALHRKPDIILVDELAHTNASTKRHRKRWQDVYELLDEGINVYTTLNVQHIESLNDIVESITHVVVRETVPDKVFDDADKVELIDIEPDELLNRFSEGKVYGKDQTRKAFSNFFTKNNLFALREIALRRTADRINYEVESVRMSRSQITVMPTSDVVLACISPSPSSARVIRTATRMAEAHHSKWIALYVETAKSKDLNKEDRDRLNSHFNLAKELSGEVVTVYGDDAVEQIIQYAKFRNVTKIIIGKNNKNPKNLFHLYAKDIVDRLMDSNSYIDVYVIPNLDFKKERKNIIKKSKYKFNISKMEILIAGLIMLITTLISLFIQHLGFNSTNVIMIFILGVIIINIKSRGYILGFICSFVSIFIFNYLFTEPRYSMEFYDKSYLATFPIMFVVTFTIGTLTNKIQREAVNSSRREKRTQILYRTSKKLLSATGTADVVSIGIKYLSRLLERTVICYLGQENKLSTPFIYTGDNGDRDRTLLSKDEEAVAYWTFLNNKESGAGTNTFHGAKGYYMPLENHGKVLGVIGISCISESLKPEQKFIFETIASQIYIALDREILAETQKKSNLEIESEKLRNNLLRSISHDLRSPLAGIKGSVSTIIETGDLISDSTRRELLQGIYDDTEWLIRLVENLLSMTRFDGGKIRIKKETELIEEVVYEAVQRVSKRSKHHEIKVKLPEDVIMAPMDGNLIEQVIVNLVDNAIKFTPKNSLIEIKVLEDKKNIIFEVTDNGMGISNDILPYIFDRFFTNGDKVSDSRRGVGLGLAICKSIVEAHGGRITAENRVDKRGAIFKFNIPKEDRDEQ
- a CDS encoding K(+)-transporting ATPase subunit C; amino-acid sequence: MKTIKKSFFISIVFMILCGLLYPLFMTGVSQLVFNKNANGSMITVDGKQVGSELIGQNFTDPRFLRGRVSSVNYNTYTEKDTKTDKNGKTAYSGVRSGSQNLAPSNKLLKERVEKDINEFLKANPEVKKEDIPTDLLTSSGSGLDPDISPQAAKIQIPRISKASRISESDLQQIIDKYTQKKSLGIFGEPRVNVLKVNIEIASLLNKK
- the kdpB gene encoding potassium-transporting ATPase subunit KdpB, which produces MSDNKKESKFITKEILKESIVESFKKLNPRYMIKNPVMFVVEIGFIITLLLTFIPNLFGDSGNNLRIYNLIVALILFITVLFANFAEAVAEGRGKAQAENLKKMRKYTMAKILKSDGTIETINANELEKGDVVLVENGDIIPNDGEVIDGIASVDESAITGESAPVMKERGGDFASVTGGTKVVSDWLKIQITATPGESFLDKMISLVEGASRQKTPNEIALNTILVSLTIIFLIVIVALYPMAKYSGVSIYISTLIALLVCLIPTTIGGLLSAIGIAGMDRVTKFNVIAMSGKAVEACGDVDTMLLDKTGTITFGNRLASEFIPVGNVNKMKLINYSVICSLKDDTPEGKSIVELGRKLGADVKNSEYENLEFIEFTAQTRMSGLDLKDGLKLRKGAFDAIRNRVIEMGGTIPKDLDDAVNGVSKLGGTPLVVCANEKIYGVIYLKDTVKPGLTERFQRLREIGIKTVMCTGDNPLTAATIAKEAGVDEFIAECKPEDKISAIKREQEQGKLVAMTGDGTNDAPALAQADVGLAMNSGTTAAKEAANMVDLDSDPTKILEVVEIGKQLLITRGALTTFSIANDVAKYFAIIPAIFIVAIPEMRIMNVMKLSTPYSAILSALIFNAIIIPLLIPISMRGVKYKPMKSETMLLRNMLIFGGGGILAPFIGIKTIDIIITPLVKILNIG